In a genomic window of Brettanomyces nanus chromosome 1, complete sequence:
- a CDS encoding uncharacterized protein (MEROPS:MER0000358), with product MNTQLLLVFIFFTLSAVSCLKVILQLSAKTDLLRFSEKILISEYECIEIGNFKAIMGEFDTNFVKSLFFDESVEAISIDRQVQIANLHHQQSAPKHLVRLSQAGPIVKQQHLDFIYNGTGKDTRVFILDTGILSNHSDFTGRVQTFDPKNTTHCDVNGHGTAVASLVGSELFGVSKEVTLIDYPVLHDNGIGVISNVLSALDKIVKAGVPGVILMPFIGKKSVLFENALREVVTAGFPIVVPAGNFARDACKYSPSGAEHVITVGSINSYTDTIAKFSNYGPCVDLFCDGVDIVSLAPFNEMITVNSGTSMSAALVTGVVATLMGRSSMDILASLKSMAIRGGIRPMDFLVQSATDNLIASNIKFNETE from the coding sequence ATGAATACCCAATTGTTATTAGTGTTCATTTTTTTCACACTTTCTGCTGTCTCTTGCCTAAAAGTGATTCTTCAATTAAGCGCCAAAACGGACTTGCTTAGATTCTCGGAGAAGATCCTTATTTCAGAGTATGAATGCATCGAGATTGGAAATTTCAAAGCAATAATGGGAGAATTCGATACAAATTTTGTGAAGTCCCTGTTTTTTGACGAATCTGTGGAAGCTATTAGTATTGATCGACAGGTACAAATTGCTAACCTACACCACCAACAGTCTGCTCCAAAACACTTGGTAAGGCTCTCACAAGCCGGACCGATTGTCAAGCAGCAGCATCTTGATTTCATATATAACGGTACCGGGAAGGATACTCGGGTTTTTATTCTTGATACTGGTATATTGTCCAACCACTCTGATTTTACTGGAAGGGTTCAAACATTTGACCCAAAAAATACTACACATTGTGATGTCAATGGCCATGGCACCGCTGTAGCATCGTTGGTTGGTTCCGAGCTTTTTGGTGTTTCAAAAGAGGTTACGCTAATAGATTATCCTGTACTTCATGACAATGGTATTGGAGTCATCAGTAATGTTTTGAGTGCTTTGGACAAAATTGTCAAGGCAGGCGTCCCTGGAGTTATCTTAATGCCATTTAtaggaaagaaaagtgtGCTTTTTGAAAATGCCCTACGAGAGGTTGTGACAGCGGGCTTTCCAATAGTGGTACCGGCAGGTAATTTTGCAAGAGACGCGTGCAAATATTCTCCTTCTGGTGCAGAGCACGTCATCACCGTGGGGTCAATCAATTCGTACACAGATACGATTGCCAAATTCAGTAACTATGGCCCGTGCGTTGACCTTTTCTGCGACGGGGTAGACATTGTAAGTTTGGCACCATTCAACGAAATGATCACGGTGAATTCGGGTACATCAATGTCTGCAGCTTTAGTGACAGGAGTTGTCGCCACCTTGATGGGACGCAGCAGTATGGATATTTTAGCCAGCTTGAAGAGTATGGCTATTCGTGGAGGAATCAGGCCAATGGACTTTTTAGTACAGTCTGCTACTGACAATCTTATTGCTTCCAATATAAAATTTAATGAGACTGAATAG
- the HAP3 gene encoding transcriptional activator hap3 (EggNog:ENOG41): MTRHVIHEQDQWLPITNVSKIMRKALPSYGKLSKTAANCMQECVSEFISFLTSQAAEKGSIEQRKTLNGEDILYSMYSLGFENYAETLKIFLAKYREYEIEESESRREKYLKRKERKRLKMLQENEKDIPLVEHSPSEIT, from the coding sequence atgacTCGCCACGTTATACATGAACAGGATCAGTGGTTGCCCATCACAAATGTCAGCAAGATTATGAGAAAGGCATTACCCAGCTATGGAAAGTTGTCCAAAACGGCAGCAAATTGTATGCAAGAATGTGTCTCAGAATTCATATCTTTTCTTACTTCTCAAGCCGCTGAGAAGGGCTCTATCGAACAGCGAAAGACTTTAAATGGTGAAGATATTTTATATTCGATGTATTCACTTGGTTTTGAAAACTATGCAGAGACGTTGAAGATATTTTTGGCAAAATATAGAGAATACGAGATTGAAGAGAGTGAGTccagaagagagaagtatctcaaaagaaaagaaaggaaaagactAAAGATGCTTCAAGAAAACGAAAAGGACATACCTCTAGTTGAACATTCGCCAAGCGAGATTACTTAG
- a CDS encoding uncharacterized protein (EggNog:ENOG41): MGQSLSHSSPLSSSSPPIFHPYTSSSLNDTGTSDVPSVSTRSRRLSSFSLKFSRKHKRNHHFFNPLRRSSHRNSLQEQLSRSELPHIASRVDYIPLQDSDSDSRSPNRSSQASSTSSARRNTVPLNQGLYPPPAGSQTPISLPDLGDSRRHQLAGQTLRQLQESTATTSTISASDNSNIIPNDDTPPSNEYYEHLRRAILDPDPGFDGLRHSRRRHIVNEQYENVVRDMDIGMVVQFQTLSTLLESVTISTLRRLLQNDPSAANSETETLSQDEIMSRYNGTRIDRTNLTDEEDDANVEDTTFAEFLVGLNSEHLLQRELGSQAGQGQNLSFFRAFQFSSSSVPRNETAVVPAMIVGLISVNSQNWRHSNDVNADEDNDTISADSIISHVTNPFEAAGIPLSGSAAPPSRSSSNYSETASTPTQPEEHSLPPNTYRSWIIIVMAHHYNANDSMLGAMPLFISLLTNYVRGHNTEDDTDNIFDTTSVGGGANGLDEFRSSLFRVMTKNCHLTVHELAKHTRSMCIFKQASKFDCSWKEKTDEMRDEEQYAYYDVGERCPICMIGYQEGDPGRKLKCKHAFHRECVDEWLINDNTCPICRAKAL, from the coding sequence ATGGGTCAATCGTTATCACATTCGTCTCCGttgtcatcatcttcacccCCAATCTTTCATCCCtatacttcttcatctcttaACGATACCGGTACTTCCGATGTTCCTTCGGTGTCCACTAGATCTAGACGgctttcatctttctcactGAAATTCTCTCGCAAACATAAAAGGAATCATCATTTTTTCAATCCTTTGAGGAGAAGTTCTCATCGCAACTCATTACAAGAGCAGTTATCGAGATCAGAACTGCCACATATTGCTTCTCGGGTAGATTACATTCCCTTGCAGGATTCTGATAGCGATTCCCGCTCCCCCAACCGATCTTCGCAAGCGTCTTCTACCTCGTCAGCTCGCCGTAATACAGTTCCCCTCAATCAGGGGTTGTATCCGCCTCCAGCAGGATCTCAAACGCCCATATCCCTACCTGATTTAGGGGATTCGAGAAGACATCAGCTTGCCGGCCAAACGTTGAGACAATTACAGGAATCTACAGCTACCACATCCACTATCTCTGCTTCTGATAACAGCAACATAATTCCTAATGATGATACGCCACCTTCAAACGAGTACTACGAGCACTTGCGCAGAGCTATACTGGATCCAGATCCAGGATTTGATGGCCTCCGTCATAGTAGACGCAGGCACATCGTCAACGAACAGTACGAGAATGTTGTTAGGGACATGGATATAGGTATGGTTGTTCAATTCCAAACACTTTCCACTCTTTTGGAGAGTGTTACCATAAGTACTTTGAGACGATTGCTACAAAATGATCCCTCAGCAGCAAATTCAGAGACTGAAACACTGAGTCAAGACGAAATTATGAGCCGATATAACGGCACCAGAATAGATCGGACAAATTTGActgacgaagaagatgatgccaATGTTGAAGATACAACATTTGCAGAATTTCTTGTGGGACTCAACAGCGAACATTTATTGCAACGTGAATTGGGGTCACAGGCGGGCCAGGGACAGAACCTTAGCTTTTTTCGTGCCTTTCAATTCAGTAGCTCATCCGTGCCGAGAAATGAGACGGCCGTAGTTCCTGCTATGATAGTGGGACTAATTAGTGTGAATAGTCAAAACTGGAGACATAGTAATGATGTCAATGCAGATGAGGATAATGACACCATATCTGCTGACAGTATAATATCGCATGTGACTAATCCATTTGAGGCTGCTGGTATTCCACTCAGTGGATCTGCCGCACCGCCATCTCGCAGTAGCAGTAATTATAGTGAAACTGCTTCTACACCAACTCAACCAGAAGAACATTCACTACCTCCGAACACCTATAGGTCGTGGATTATAATAGTCATGGCTCATCATTACAATGCCAATGACTCTATGCTCGGTGCAATGCCATTGTTCATTAGTCTACTTACAAACTATGTGAGGGGTCATAACACTGAAGATGACACAGATAACATATTTGATACTACTTCTGTGGGTGGTGGTGCTAATGGATTGGACGAGTTTAGAAGTTCGCTTTTCAGAGTAATGACAAAGAATTGTCACCTAACCGTTCACGAATTGGCCAAACATACTCGATCGATGTGCATATTCAAACAAGCTTCCAAATTTGACTGTTcatggaaagagaaaacgGATGAAATGCGGGACGAGGAGCAGTACGCATATTACGATGTGGGAGAAAGATGTCCCATTTGTATGATCGGTTACCAGGAAGGAGATCCAGgaaggaagttgaaatGCAAGCATGCTTTCCATCGAGAATGCGTCGATGAGTGGTTGATAAACGACAATACCTGCCCGATTTGCAGAGCAAAAGCACTATAA
- a CDS encoding uncharacterized protein (BUSCO:EOG09340NBG) — protein sequence MQKLRAFSRNSGFGSHSPSPEPSQYTSPSFDDSEAPGSPTPMTMEGKGELSPEMAPIVTLLSAQANRKYHEGFFMLLKDLNSAGQPADRRWVEVYAILIGNELSYWDASIMKNGDLNTENKPSYINFSDAVIKPMVSLPSSQGPMANVIIVSTTLKNRFILQFSSTEQFRRWHSALRLAAFEYKSLQEAYTAALLSARGSLLSNIRVILAETKFAHEDWTSVRFGTGMPWKRCYCVIEPPKKRSKKHKTGDKFQGHAVFYESEKKNKKLIMATIMSAESVYAVYPRNYTVIDHSTMLKLDGEILFEKSEGSKRCSIFMMPEQHSAVPGYDTLIRFLIPLMDAFKLYGRPQRMNADKTDPHSLLFALPVLPNVHYLETQDIMQLTSSASSLAWDIPQWDTSIKQIIQVKMSKGYTGCGSADGVIGAVNFLDASKDMASGKIRTISASSTAARPKMLSSKLSLMSSSQSSIGTSFATSSETAEKFDHATVPRIQLGDDGNNGDENNSVVQTKSILSTHPLPNLPAFDMYPESGEREAQQFESMYPIESGKPNLESPDRKLDTKHHYQTTQHSPTASDRSSLDARASYLSSQEGTRASHSRASGEGGKIVSIYKKYAQLPPPGDKTLTNLTGALSLDSKGDASKDAEEEDLYPQDESSPDIPAEWKQSDQFGGPSSADKYHSPNRLYPENRESAESSGSNGASDDSDFQLPVLKSNQTGMLSPFTEFHESFNHSMKDNLKYPNNFNRIPASIGAATSLHSQILPKQQRSEGSPGNAAPSRQSAQQMQELRSAAKHKLQRRAPPSMEGRAPAHNVAPQSIVYEKPRNPYLKTTGNGSSSSLGYHTPVNQQQPPSNPPPLEQEAPGHNLTAEARNLRMPPLFDNYSGDADPRYNHTTGPSPQSGSYGRANQEPSRNRNYWPSAKQQEQQMQQPRLDNNGLVQAGHVYNDNSPRLQQRQAQAQAQAQMEVHSQSQQLRQQQPSQQYQHFQQNPQQHEKQNYQYQDPHQVQYPDNPYMQSPGTPHHHNHHVQNPYDSPQRLATQQVQQSSTQQKAYTAGGKGPYAHANFTNNASQGYTKNPYAG from the coding sequence ATGCAGAAACTAAGAGCATTTTCAAGAAACTCGGGCTTCGGATCACATTCGCCGTCTCCCGAGCCTAGTCAATATacatctccatcttttGATGATAGCGAGGCTCCTGGCTCACCTACTCCGATGACAATGGAGGGTAAAGGAGAATTGAGTCCTGAGATGGCTCCTATAGTGACGCTACTTTCCGCCCAAGCCAACCGGAAATACCATGAAGGTTTTTTTATGCTATTGAAAGACCTCAACTCCGCTGGTCAGCCAGCCGATAGACGCTGGGTGGAGGTTTATGCAATACTCATTGGCAATGAACTTTCCTACTGGGATGCTTCTATTATGAAGAATGGTGATCTTAATACAGAAAATAAACCATCCTATATAAACTTCTCTGATGCGGTCATAAAGCCTATGGtatctcttccttctaGTCAGGGACCTATGGCTAATGTCATCATTGTTTCCACTACTCTAAAGAATCgttttattcttcaattttcgTCAACTGAACAGTTTCGTCGCTGGCATAGTGCTCTCAGGTTGGCTGCTTTTGAGTACAAGTCTCTTCAGGAGGCATATACTGCTGCACTATTGTCTGCGAGAGGTTCACTTCTGTCCAATATTCGTGTCATATTGGCTGAAACTAAATTTGCTCATGAAGACTGGACCAGTGTTCGGTTTGGTACGGGAATGCCCTGGAAGAGGTGTTACTGTGTTATAGAGCCTCCAAAAAAACGATCCAAGAAGCACAAGACAGGGGATAAATTTCAGGGTCATGCAGTGTTTTATgagagtgaaaagaaaaataagaagttgattatGGCAACAATTATGTCTGCAGAGAGTGTTTACGCCGTGTACCCACGTAACTACACAGTCATTGATCATAGTACTATGCTTAAGCTTGACGGTGAGATACTGTTTGAGAAAAGCGAAGGTTCAAAACGTTGTTCCATATTTATGATGCCGGAACAACATTCTGCCGTTCCAGGTTATGATACTTTGATCCGGTTTTTGATTCCTCTTATGGATGCCTTCAAACTATATGGACGTCCTCAGAGGATGAATGCCGATAAGACAGATCCTCATTCGCTTCTTTTTGCACTTCCAGTGCTTCCCAATGTTCATTACTTGGAGACACAGGATATTATGCAACTTACTTCAagtgcttcttcattggcGTGGGATATTCCGCAATGGGACACCTCTATAAAGCAAATTATACAGGTCAAGATGAGTAAAGGGTATACTGGTTGTGGATCTGCTGATGGTGTTATCGGTGCTGTCAACTTTTTAGATGCTTCCAAGGATATGGCTTCCGGAAAGATACGCACAATCTCAGCCTCTTCGACAGCAGCAAGACCTAAAATGCTTAGCAGTAAGCTTTCGCTGATGAGTTCATCTCAGTCCTCCATTGGCACCTCTTTTGCTACCTCGTCTGAAACTGCAGAGAAATTTGATCATGCTACTGTCCCGAGAATACAATTGGGTGATGATGGTAACAATGGGGATGAGAATAACTCGGTGGTTCAGACAAAGTCCATTTTATCTACTCATCCACTTCCGAACTTACCTGCATTTGATATGTATCCCGAGAGTGGTGAACGGGAAGCTCAGCAGTTTGAAAGTATGTATCCAATTGAAAGTGGGAAACCTAATTTAGAATCCCCTGACAGGAAATTGGATACCAAGCATCACTACCAGACTACTCAGCATTCCCCCACTGCATCCGATCGTAGCTCACTTGATGCTCGCGCATCATATCTCTCCTCGCAAGAAGGGACACGGGCTTCGCACTCTAGGGCATCTGGTGAAGGCGGCAAGATTGTGAGTATCTATAAGAAATATGCGCAATTACCACCTCCTGGCGACAAGACTCTAACTAACCTTACCGGTGCTCTTTCTTTAGATTCTAAAGGTGACGCTTCTAAAGATGCcgaggaggaagatttaTATCCCCAGGACGAGAGCAGTCCCGATATTCCTGCTGAATGGAAGCAATCCGACCAATTTGGCggtccttcttctgcagATAAATATCATTCTCCTAACAGACTATATCCGGAGAATCGGGAGTCCGCTGAATCTAGTGGTTCCAATGGGGCCTCTGATGATTCTGACTTTCAGCTCCCTGTGTTGAAAAGTAACCAGACCGGGATGCTCTCACCTTTTACAGAATTCCATGAGTCTTTTAACCATTCCATGAAGGACAATTTGAAATATCCAAACAATTTCAACCGGATACCTGCTTCAATAGGCGCTGCAACGTCTTTACATTCTCAAATTTTGCCTAAACAGCAGAGGTCAGAAGGATCACCTGGCAATGCTGCTCCTTCTCGTCAATCTGCACAACAGATGCAAGAGCTGCGTTCGGCAGCAAAGCATAAGCTTCAAAGGAGGGCACCACCTTCCATGGAGGGACGTGCACCTGCACATAACGTTGCTCCTCAAAGTATTGTATATGAAAAGCCTCGAAATCCATATCTAAAAACTACCGGCAATGGGagttcatcttctcttggATATCACACACCTGTgaatcagcagcagccacCTTCTAATCCACCACCTCTCGAACAGGAGGCTCCGGGTCATAACCTTACTGCTGAAGCAAGAAATCTGCGGATGCCTCCATTGTTTGATAACTACTCTGGAGATGCAGACCCTCGATATAATCATACTACTGGCCCAAGTCCTCAAAGTGGCTCTTATGGCAGGGCGAATCAAGAGCCAAGCAGAAATCGAAATTATTGGCCTTCTGCCAAACAGCAGGAACAGCAAATGCAACAACCTCGGCTCGACAATAATGGGCTCGTTCAAGCAGGACACGTGTACAACGATAACTCTCCTAGGCTGCAACAACGCCAGGCTCAGGCTCAGGCTCAGGCTCAAATGGAGGTACATTCTCAGTCCCAGCAGCTGCGCCAACAGCAGCCATCACAGCAGTATCAGCATTTTCAACAGAACCCACAGCAACATGAAAAACAAAATTACCAATATCAGGACCCACATCAAGTGCAGTATCCAGATAATCCTTATATGCAATCACCCGGTACTCCACACcatcataatcatcatGTGCAGAACCCGTATGACTCTCCTCAGAGACTGGCGACACAACAAGTCCAGCAATCCTCCACGCAGCAAAAAGCATACACTGCTGGCGGTAAGGGGCCTTATGCACACGCCAATTTTACCAATAATGCAAGTCAAGGCTACACTAAAAACCCATACGCAGGTTAA
- a CDS encoding uncharacterized protein (BUSCO:EOG09341CHE), which produces MPDHYKPIEQDLGELISGDFNGWENTSKDHEGIVDSIKDHGENDQSKDAQLRNQGDDGRDSQLDDDIFVGASQEFDNSTDASFEQFDVEEGHYDAHPFVIANQSSAGNLKSAFFNMTNSIIGAGIVGIPRALKNMGLLSGIVLLIVLALLNDWTLRLIILNTKLSGAKTYTGFVTKNFGRIGKIVVLLSQGLFAFGGSVGFAVIIGDSIPHVLRSLFSEATKNSKFVDFILSRNVIIVFCVVFFSYPLSLVRDISKLAKASGLALISMLIIIIIVVIRGPSMPSNIRGTISGADWFIQNGLFKGISVVSFAMVCHHNTTFIYDSIRKPTLDRFNALTHMSCLVSSVLCAIMGLSGYLTFASKTKGNVLNNFPADDWVVNIARFCFGLNMLTTFPLEIYVVREVVKDLMTIYGQIRRRDPSYKIEKLSTSQHVAVTSLVSFLPMVISLFTCNLGAVLELVGATSASMIAYILPPLCYDKMTKRNKTFVQRIPPIACIVFGFVVMIVSSIQTLSDSFSGKDRSHCVE; this is translated from the coding sequence ATGCCAGATCATTACAAGCCAATAGAACAAGATTTGGGCGAGCTGATATCTGGAGACTTTAATGGTTGGGAGAATACATCAAAGGATCATGAAGGAATTGTAGACTCCATTAAGGATCATGGTGAAAATGATCAGTCTAAGGACGCTCAATTACGAAACCAAGGGGATGATGGAAGAGATAGTCAATTAGATGACGATATATTTGTGGGTGCTAGTCAGGAGTTTGATAACTCTACTGATGCCAGCTTTGAGCAATTCGACGTAGAGGAAGGACACTACGATGCACACCCGTTTGTGATAGCCAATCAGAGTTCTGCAGGCAATTTGAAGTCAGCTTTCTTTAACATGACTAACTCAATCATTGGGGCAGGTATAGTTGGTATTCCCAGAGCTTTAAAAAATATGGGTTTACTGAGTGGAATTGTGCTGCTTATAGTTTTGGCATTATTGAATGACTGGACTTTGAGGCTCATTATTCTGAACACGAAGCTTTCAGGTGCAAAAACCTACACAGGATTTGTGACCAAGAATTTTGGAAGGATTGGTAAGATTGTGGTCCTTTTGTCTCAAGGTTTGTTTGCCTTTGGGGGAAGTGTAGGTTTTGCGGTCATTATTGGAGACTCTATACCGCATGTCCTAAGAAGTCTCTTCAGTGAGGCTACGAAGAATTCCAAGTTTGTCGATTTCATTCTTAGCAGAAATGTCATTATTGTCTTTTGTGttgttttcttctcctATCCATTGTCATTGGTTCGTGATATATCAAAGCTTGCCAAGGCTAGTGGTCTTGCATTAATTAGCATGCttattatcatcatcattgttGTCATTAGGGGACCAAGTATGCCGTCCAATATTCGTGGTACTATAAGTGGTGCTGATTGGTTTATTCAAAACGGACTTTTCAAGGGTATCAGTGTTGTTTCCTTTGCAATGGTATGCCATCACAATACCACTTTTATTTATGATTCTATTCGCAAGCCTACTTTGGATAGATTCAATGCCTTAACACATATGTCTTGTTTGGTTTCTAGTGTTCTCTGCGCTATAATGGGTTTATCTGGTTATCTAACTTTTGCATCAAAAACAAAGGGTAACGTTTTAAACAACTTTCCGGCAGATGATTGGGTTGTCAACATTGCCAGATTCTGTTTTGGCTTGAATATGCTCACGACTTTCCCCCTTGAAATTTACGTTGTCAGAGAGGTGGTGAAGGATTTGATGACTATTTATGGGCAAATAAGGCGAAGAGATCCATCATacaagattgaaaaattatcaACCTCTCAACATGTTGCTGTTACGTCCCTCGTTTCCTTCCTTCCAATGGtgatctctcttttcacGTGTAACTTAGGCGCAGTGCTCGAATTGGTTGGTGCTACTTCTGCTTCTATGATAGCCTATATTCTTCCGCCTCTTTGCTACGATAAGATGACTAAAAGGAACAAAACATTTGTTCAAAGAATACCACCCATTGCCTGTATTGTATTTGGATTTGTGGTTATGATCGTTTCATCAATTCAGACTTTAAGTGATTCATTTAGTGGGAAAGATAGAAGTCACTGCGTGGAATAG